atttataaagatGTTAGAAATACTCCTAATTGCCAAAAAGGTGCTCATTGggatgaggtttttttttttttttttttttttttttttttttttttttttttttttttttttaaatcttgtaaaactaaatttcataaaattatctCTAAGTCGatcatttttcaataaatattaagtCGGTTATAAATTGAAAATGTGGTATAAAATCTTCATTAATAATTTTGCTTTGcaaaataataagaattttttttaataaaaatataatgtaaaaaataaaaagatagtaattttattgaattttaatttctaagattaaaaaaaaaatgactgaTTCTAAATTTTTGCCAGGTCCTACAATCTATTGAGTTGgctatttctcatctcatctgtataaatAAATGTGacctaaattttattttacagatAGCTATAGACACACGTTTTTAAGGTGTTATttgtttatgaattttattggtCTGCTTTGATGCCAAACACCACTTGTAAGTTTTTATCCGAAAGTCGAAGGAGGCTTAGGTTGATGGGAACCAAAATTGTTAGGTACATTGTCCTCCTCCCTTGCTTGTTCAAAACAACTTACATATTCCATCTAATTTAACCATAAtctcttaatttaatattaattaattaaagatattaacaaatcaaaattaaaattttataaatgattgaaattatgtcatttttaccAATGAACTAACAAAGTTCAAACATTTCTCTCGTCTGTCTTTTCGCATGttacaaagttttttttttttctatttttcctttaagAAGTGGTACAGCCTTTacagaaaattatataaaaataaatttataaattaacgtaattttatataatctattaaatatatcttataattttatacataCGTTAAGATaagttttacattttttgtaatattaaattatttttttaaaatattaatttgattatataaaatgaaatgaatcattataattttttaaaatttttacgtaaaatcttataaataatttaattttttaaattttaaaattaaattaatattaaaaatatatattataataatattttatttaatttttaataaaatatttcatttaaaccGTCGAACCAATCTTGGCTTGGCCAAAGAATTttcaaataagaattttaaattttaagattaaatattaaaatattatattttaatattattattatattgagatttaaaaaaattaagaaaaaaattaaattatttattatattttatatgagaatttaaaaaaattataataataaaataaaaatttcttgtgACCAAACACAATCTTAAATTTGCAAGTTAGAAATTTCCTTAAAACGGAGCAGAGAGGCCACGTCATCATCCACTGCCGCGAATTCAAGTTATTGTGCTGAGTCATTGCCAAAAGAACATGACAGACTACAGTTCTACTGGCCATCAGCGCGTTGGGGAAGCGAGTGCACGAACTTACTCCAAGCCTCGATGTACCAGACTGCGCCCGTGGTGCGCCCACTACCTCGCTGCAAAGGAAAAGGCGAAGACGAGAACTTCCGAAGAAACAGATAGACAGAGAAAGGGAAAGGCTAGAGAGAGTCGGAGGTTCAACACTGCAGTCGGCAACACTTCTCAAATTCcctttctcttctctaagcaattctttatctttttatctCAGTTTCAAGTAAACGATTCCTCAATCTCTGATCTGCTCCTCTTCGATTCTCGGGAATAACAGACTTGACTTCCTGAAGAAGACTTTGGGAATTAGATTCTAAGGttggcttttttatttttgtcaaacTTGGGTTTGGAATTGATACGGACCGTTCAATCATGCTATCCAATCACCTGCAAAATGGGATCGAGACCGCGAAGATGGTTTGGTCTCGGATCCCGAACGCCGAGGAAGGTGACCACGAGCACGCCGGGCTCTTGCGGAAGAGCGATGGGAGCAGCGTCGAGAGCCTTGAGTACGAAGTCGTCGAGAATCACGCTTATTGGGAAGAGCAGGTGGGGTTTCTGAGTTAGTTCAGACGTTGTGATTCGGTTCGTTTTCCCGAGTTTATTTATGAGTTCAATTTGTGTGCTTTGCGATCTACAGGACCAACGAGGGAAGCTTTTTCTCGTATATTATGTGGTGGTGAAGTGGTTCTTTGCTTTGCTCATTGGCATTGGTTAGCTCTCAATTAAGTTTTTGGTTCTATCTACGTTTACTTGGATTGATTATAACGAGGATTGAATTCCGATCACTGGTCTAATTATTTTCGCGGtagttaatatattattgatTAAGTGTCACTGCGCTGGAGATTTCTGTTTTTAGTTTAATGATGGTGATTAAGGACCGAAGACACTTCGGATGAAACGCGTGTTACGATTGCAATTGGTGGTATCATGTAAATCGAGGCACTTCAGCTTGTAATCAGATTTCCATTggttctaataatatttataaatgacGTTTTTTCCCAACACTATTTTCCAATCAAAGTATCAGGCCGGTGCATCTGCTCGTTTTCTAGTTTTTGAGTTATCATTTCATTTTGGATTTTGGATTATCGTGAGGGTATTAAAGCCAAGTGTATAGTTTTAGTTACTAGTGATGAATAccatgtttgtttgtttgttttttgttcttttaatgTTTGTACATTCACTAGTGCACAGCTATTCATATCTTTTGGCGTTCATCAGATATACTGGGCTATTTTTCTGATTTCCATTTTCATGTTCCAGGTACTGGATTAGCTGCCGTTTTCATAAATCTTTCTGTTGAGAACTTTGCTGGTTGGAAGTTTGCATTGACGTTCTCTATAATACAAAAATCATATGTGGCTGGGTTTATCGTCTATGTATTAATCAACCTAGTTTTAGTCTTGTCCTCTGTATATATCATTACGCATTTCGCACCAGCTGCAGCTGGATCTGGAATTCCCGAAATCAAAGGTTATTTGAACGGTAAGCTGGGCCTGGCCtgtctcaattttcttttctgagATCTATTCATGAGTCAACCATCTCAATGTCATAAATGTTGACCATGCCATGTCATTCTAATGTACAGGAGTTGACATTCACGGGGTTCTTCTTTTCAGAACCTTGATTGGAAAGGTATGGTCTATCTTGGGATTCTCAGCTATTTGTTAAGGTTACACTTGATATATTTTTTGGTTGTGGCCTTCCCCTTGCAATTTACAGATATTTGGAAGCATTGGCTCAGTTGGAGGTGGTCTAGCTCTGGGCAAAGAAGGTCCTCTTGTTCATACTGGTGCTTGTATTGCTTCTTTGCTCGGACAAGTAAGCACATATTGCTGAGAATTAACTGCATGTTGTAATTGGGCagaacatttttcattttttaatttcttttgtgcGAATGAGCTTTTCTCAGATTGCACTTACTCCTATAGGAATGGGATAAGGGGTGAAGTTGTCGTTAAGATTCATTGGTGCATTTGTGACTTACCcataagaaatataaataagttcTTATGTCCTCTCCCCACCCTACCCCTTTTTCAGAAAAAAATAGGGTTCTATAGTctaaataaaagattaaaattaaaaatataatgtaaaaatacCATGGGTTACATGGTTGTAatatcatttgaaaattatttgccCAAGGGCCTCACACGAAGAAGAAAACCAAATGTTTTTAATGGGCAGCTTATGgtcattttaaaatcatatctaaTACATGGCTCTTGATTTGGTTATCTGGGAGGAATTTCTCATGCCAACACCACACAGCTGTGGAATTAAGGCACCAAGTGATGGACTCTCGCTTCACTAGGAAGCTACATATGTTACCATATAACTGTTTTGACTTTTTCAAATCATGTGTTCATTTTCATTCTCCCTTATGAGTTTTAAATCCGTATCCAACTCCTAATTTTGTAGCAACTGCTTGAAGGTAAAATTTTTAGTTTGGAAATTATTTGTCTGAGTGGATAGTCCTTTTCATTGATACCAGTCATTTGGCTGACTCGTTGGTATCAATATTGTATTTAGGGTTTAATGGGTTGTCTTTACTGTTATGGTTACTCAACCTGGCTTTGCCAACATGAGTCTTGGTTGGTTTTATAAGAGCTGCTCTGCATGATTTTTGATATCTACTCCCAGACATATTTGCTTCTGCAACTTGTTGTAGAAGAAAGGAACATTTTTAAACACAACCATTTGTCATGTATAGTTCTCTTAAGCTTGTCGTTGTGTTGTGGTAAAAGATTGGCTTTTGGTATGCTTGAAACTTGtttccatttcttcttcctaAATAGGTGTTACCTCTTGTATATGCCttcgtgtacttgggctatgcctattcttataaattaaaaaaaaaaaaaaaagtgtattgTTGGTCCTTAACAGTTAGTTCAGGAGTATGGGTAGATGAAAAAATTGCATTCTAATACTTTTGTGGTGGAGTATATTATCTTTCTATGGCTAATGCTAATAACCAAACGTGCCGGCTAGATTgacaaaaggaaaaatctttCCTAATGCATCTTAAAATCATGTGTTACAGAAGCCTCCCCTCTTTTCCTTATGagctaaaattttcattttctatgtTTTGTATAATTCAGGGTGGATCCACCAAGTATCATCTCAGTTCGAGATGGTTGCAAATTTTTAAGAGCGATCGAGATCGCCGTGATCTTGTGAGTGGCTTTCGCCTTTATTTTTGGTAGTCTGAACATCCATGCACGTCATTATTTCCAAATTCAATCGAGTCTCTGGTATAAATATCATGCATTGTTGTTGATGATAGAAGAAaaggaattttatttattcttctcCATAGAGTAGGAGATAGTATCTTCTGGATTTATGCTCTCATCAGGGGTGTAATTTAACAATCTTTTTTCATACTTCTTTGTATTTTTGTCCAGTGATGCTATGCTTTGTCTAATTGCTTTTTGAGACAGCCATATTAATGATCTCAATGATTTATGTGagttttatagatattattgataTGCCTTTGGATATTGCACTCCGAAATGTATTTGGATTGGGTTTACGAAAAAGAGAGAGGTACTGCATGCCATAAGAAACATAAAACTTTTTCCTGTTCAAATTTCTCTAGATGTTTCCATTGTTAGGTTATCTCTGTGTAAATATTTATTACCATGGTTGTATCCTGCATAACACAGTAAGGTTTAGTGATGGTGGATTTCAGGGTCTTGCCAATGGAATGTGTATTTGGATTATTAGTTGTTAAAGGGGGTATTACTGGAGGTAGGGAAGTGACTCttttgaataattctatttcTCAATCTGGATTGTAACTCCAAAATGATGGTACAAACTTTGATActtcttatttatttcattgcaATCCATCAGTTTGGATACATTATAGAATGTCAATTTTATAGCCCACTTCCCTCCCCCCAACCTTACAACCCTTAGGCAGAAATCCAGCCCATAAGAAACCTATTCTATCAAATGTAAAAGCTAGTCCTTTTTTAGAACTGATACATTATTACAATGTACTTTGGCTTCATATGGGTATATTCTACATGGTTTTCTGTGACAAACTGCTCCAAACGAATAATGATGTTGAAGTTTAACATTTTAACCGATAATcctatttttcctttctcataATCAATTGTGGATATATTATTTGGCAGTACTGCAACCTCTGTTAGTTTTATGTTGACATGAAGACATTGTAACTCAATTGTCACCTTATTATTTCTCACtgtgatttgatattatctgaCTATAGAGATGGCATAGCTCTGTAGTTTGCTCATTTTATTTGTCTGATGTTTTGAAAAGGTTACGTGTGGGTGTGCAGCTGGAGTTGCTGCCGCTTTTAGGGCTCCAGTTGGTGGTGTATTATTTGCATTGGAAGAGGTTACATCTTGGTAAGAAGATCTTGTTCTTGATTGCATCATAAGTAATGTTAGCATAAGGATATGTGTGGGCAGGGGTGCCTGTTCAATTTCTCATCTATATCTTTGGACGCATTTTAAGTATGCTTCAGCACCTGCATTGGTTACCTTGGATTGTGCTTCCTTTTATGCTCTTGCATATTTCTTCTAGAAGTGGTTTGGTTTACACATTGATCTGTGAGAACTTCTCAATTCACTTGCGCCATACGATTGAAGGTGGAGGAGTCAACTCATGTGGCGTGTCTTTTTCACTTCTGCTATTGTGGCTGTCGTGGTGCGTACTGCAATGGGGTGGTGTAAGAATGGAAACTGTGGACATTTTGGCTCCGGTGGCTTCATTATATGGGACATATCAGGGTTAGGATCTAAGCTTCCTTCAGCTTCATATCTGCCTTGAGCTTTTGCTCCTTTTCTGACTGCTGCTTTTTTCAGTGGTCAAGAGGACTACTCTTTTGAGGAGTTGCTGCCAATGGCTATTATCGGAGTTATTGGAGGTCTACTGGGTAAGGTTTTGCACCATGCTTAATGCCCGAAATTTTTGCACTATGCTTGATACCCGAAATTTTCTTCATTAAATTTTGGGTTCAATGTTGGGTCTTCTTTTACAGGAGCGTTGTTTAATCAGCTTACTCTTTATATATCTTATTGGCGCCGAAATCATTTACACAAGAAAGGGAACCAAGTCAAGGTAGGCTTGTAAGTAACAGATATGGAACCTGCATGTTCAAAATGCACATGTTTGTTCTTCCAATGATGTACAGTTGTCTAACACTTGATTCGTACCATTCATCTCTCCCCAAAAAACATTGCAGATAATTGAAGCATGCCTTGTCTCCCTGATAACCTCCATTATTTCCTTTGGATTACCACTTCTAAGAAAATGCAGTCCATGCCCTGATTCAGATCCTGATTCCAGTTTAGAATGCCCAAGGCCTCCTGGAATGTATGGGAATTATGTAAATGTAAGATCTGAGGCTGGTTGTTACTATCGTTTTGGATTACTTTTCTTGTGttggttatatttttttcttttttgcttttttatcTGCCATGTAATTCCATTTGTGGAGTTCTATAGCGTACTAAGCATAAACTCCATTTCTCTATTTGATCCCACTGTTATAATCTCTCTACTGATGAAACCCGAAGTATCAAACTATTACCTTCGGCCATTTATTAATCTGAAagtctatttgaaattttgaccTTAAGAAACCAGGCTGTGAATGTTGCTGACTAAATGCTTGTATAAATTTTTCACTTTCCCCTTTTTGGGGATACAAATGATtgctctcttattttttttttcctaataccACACCTGCCTCAACCAGTATTCTTTAATTGCTCTTTCTCACATGACCAATATTTTTCATGGAAGATAAAGAAaacattttgttttatttcatagatagaatcttcttttttcaagttttgaatACAAACCTTTTTTCCCCTCTTTTGTGGTGGTTTTGAGTTTTTATAGTTCAGATATATGTTGTGGAAACTTGACATTAGCAAattattatcttaatttattcctttttcagttttattgCAGCAAGGAAAAGGAATACAATGACCTTGCAACTATTTTCTTCAATACTCAGGTTTTGTTGCTGAAAACTTTTCCTCTTTAGCTTTACATGCTAGAGCCATGGCGCCTCTTTGGTTTCATATTTAAAGAAATATCTTTGTTTGGCAGGATGACGCCATAAGGAATTTGTTCAGTGCAAAAACCATTCATGAGTTCAGTGCCCAAAGTTTGTTGACCTTTTTGGTACTGCATTATCCTCCCAGCTTGTTGCATAGTCTTTTGGACAAATATACTGATCATGCACTGCCATTTGGACTTTCTTACTTCATAGCATCTTGTTGTGATTAACTATGTTTAATCCTTATGGTTATGAAGTCCCAgtctttaaattttgaaagCCAAAGGTGTTTTCACCCAATCATTGGTTCAACAAATTTGAAGCACTTTTTTTGGCCGACCTAGTAGACAAGAAAATTTACTCCGAACCAAGGTGTTATGCATTTTCATATATGGGCAGTGTACGATAAATACAGCAGTAAAGTGTTGCATTACCGCTTGCTACCCTAAAGAAAGCTGACTTTACAAAACTTAAGAAAATAAACATACCTGTTGAAAGATATTAGAAAAGCATATGGTTTTCGACAAATTCTTTGATGGTGGGCCCTTTTCGCATGGCAGTTGAACCAGGACTTCTAATTAACATGAACCCAACTTTTAAAGTTCACATAATGCACTGAAATATTATTGctacttttctgcatgtgttatATGTTTGTagaattttcagtttttggtttcttttaatCCATTGCAGGTTATGTTTTATACCTTAGCTGTGGTGACATTTGGTACTGCTGTTCCAGCTGGTCAATTTATACCTGGAATAATGATAGGATCAACATATGGGCGTCTAGTCGGCATGTTTGTTGTTAACTTTTACAAGAAGCTCAGCATCGAAGAGGGAACGTGagtaatatcatttttctatcctATGGAAATTTTGTATCAGATTCatattttacctataaaaaagtaCCAGATTCATATAATTGTTATTCAAGCTTCAGAATTCTTCTTTGCTGAGTGGATGGGGACCTTAAATTTCTATTTGATTTAATCTTTCTTTCATATTcttgtattatttaattttagatgATAACTTTGGGCATTACTCATTGTATTTCATCCATGTACTTGGgcaatgctctctctctctggtttaGTTTGTTCTCtttaggaaatattttttttactggtAGTCagagaaaaaatcatttttatatactatataattccCTATTCGTTGGGGACTATAAAAGGTTTTTTGCTTGCCTTGTGTTTGTTTGTATACATGGGTTTGACCATGGGGACTATAAAAGGAACTTCTATTTACTTTCTGAATTTTCTAAAGACCAGTTTTAGCTATAGAAAACTGCCCTGAAGCACTGGGAAATGGGTTCCTTGTTTACCCATGATGAACTTTTGGATTGCTACTAATAAGTGGCAAGAAAGAGTACATACCTTTTGTCTAGTCATTTCTAACGCATAACTATGTGTCCTCTTTTTCATATCTTTCTATCTGCACCTTGCCTACACTTTTTACCTGTAAGAATAGTGGTTGCTATTGATATGGTGCATGTTGTTACATGCTCGGTGCACCTTGTTTCTGATGTGCTTTGTATAATTCTTTGTGGAGTTTCTAGATATGCTTTACTGGGAGCTGCTTCTTTTCTTGGAGGGTCAATGAGGATGACGGTGTCTCTATGCGTCATTATGGTTGAGATAACAAATAACTTGAAGCTTTTACCCCTTATCATGCTTGTTCTTCTTATTTCAAAGGTATTTTTTAATGCTTGTCATTTCAGTAATAATTGCTCTGTGAAAGtacttaaagagtcttttctcACGGCAGGCTGTTGGTGATGCTTTTAATGAAGGCCTATATGAAGAACAAGCACGACTTAAGGGCATTCCATTGCTGGAATCAAAACCCAAATATCAGATGCGGAAAATGACAGCGAAGGACGCTTGCAGACAACGGGTATGCCattttattgctttggtttttcCTATTTACAATGTGGATACatttttttcgaattttggaCACGTTTTACATTGCAGAGCACGTTTGGACATGGGTGCCCTGTAGCATTCATGTCATATTTACATTGAAATTTCTATTCTGTTACTTGTGTTGTTCATGCCATCATGAACTTACTTGGCAATTGTTTTCCTACCTTTGAAGGTGGTGTCCTTCCCTCGCGTTGTTAAGGTTGCAGATATAGTTTCTATTTTACAGAGCAACAAACATAATGGTTTCCCTGTGAGCACTTGTACTTTGCTTTCTATTCCTgtcttttaaaataatgttttggccctttctcaactgtttttCAAACTTTGACTGACCCAGGTGATTGATCACACAAGGACTGGGGAAACACTTGTCATTGGACTTATGCCTCGCAGGTATCTCATattgagttttttttctttttatataaattgtatCATTTATTTCAGAAGAGGAAGCATGAGTTTTGttgaaaacaaaataacattttaatgGTTGGTTCATGATGCAGTCATTTGTTGGTACTTCTGCAGTCAAAGGTAGATTTCCAACATAGTCCTTTGCCCAGTGATCCTAGACCTGGATCCAGGCCTATCAGGTAGTTAGAGGTTTATCACAGTTTAGTTATGtcttttcttcactctctgTAAAGCTTTTGACAGCTCATCTAAACTCCAGGCACACCCCTAGTGAATTTGTCAAACCTGCTTCCAGTAAAGGAATATCTATAGAGGATATACATCTTAGTTCAGATGACTTGGAAATGTACATAGATCTTGCCCCATTTTTGAATCCTTCTCCATACATTGTCCCTGAAGATATGTCTCTGACAAAGGTGATAATTCCAACTCTTCTGCATATGATTGTTTTGCATGTACCTGTGCTACATCCATTTCTAATCTTATCAACCAAGTTTTGCATCTTCTTAATTGTGCAGGTATATAATCTTTTTCGCCAACTAGGTTTGAGACATCTATTTGTTGTCCCTCGGCCATCTCGTGTGATTGGTTTGATTACCCGAAAGGATTTGTTGATTGAGGTATTGCTACCGTGTTAGAACTTTTTATATTCTCCAATACATTAGGCATGTAATAATGGATATTGATGGATGCTAAAACAACTGATATTTGATGATTTGCATGGCAGGA
This genomic interval from Carya illinoinensis cultivar Pawnee chromosome 2, C.illinoinensisPawnee_v1, whole genome shotgun sequence contains the following:
- the LOC122300543 gene encoding chloride channel protein CLC-d-like, producing MLSNHLQNGIETAKMVWSRIPNAEEGDHEHAGLLRKSDGSSVESLEYEVVENHAYWEEQDQRGKLFLVYYVVVKWFFALLIGIGTGLAAVFINLSVENFAGWKFALTFSIIQKSYVAGFIVYVLINLVLVLSSVYIITHFAPAAAGSGIPEIKGYLNGVDIHGVLLFRTLIGKIFGSIGSVGGGLALGKEGPLVHTGACIASLLGQGGSTKYHLSSRWLQIFKSDRDRRDLVTCGCAAGVAAAFRAPVGGVLFALEEVTSWWRSQLMWRVFFTSAIVAVVVRTAMGWCKNGNCGHFGSGGFIIWDISGGQEDYSFEELLPMAIIGVIGGLLGALFNQLTLYISYWRRNHLHKKGNQVKIIEACLVSLITSIISFGLPLLRKCSPCPDSDPDSSLECPRPPGMYGNYVNFYCSKEKEYNDLATIFFNTQDDAIRNLFSAKTIHEFSAQSLLTFLVMFYTLAVVTFGTAVPAGQFIPGIMIGSTYGRLVGMFVVNFYKKLSIEEGTYALLGAASFLGGSMRMTVSLCVIMVEITNNLKLLPLIMLVLLISKAVGDAFNEGLYEEQARLKGIPLLESKPKYQMRKMTAKDACRQRVVSFPRVVKVADIVSILQSNKHNGFPVIDHTRTGETLVIGLMPRSHLLVLLQSKVDFQHSPLPSDPRPGSRPIRHTPSEFVKPASSKGISIEDIHLSSDDLEMYIDLAPFLNPSPYIVPEDMSLTKVYNLFRQLGLRHLFVVPRPSRVIGLITRKDLLIEDSEESDTVELQSTSVRSRHRDRSMLRNGDAESPLLNVLVQGHTSS